The Mesorhizobium loti genome includes a region encoding these proteins:
- a CDS encoding LysR family transcriptional regulator codes for MDRDLLSHLPVIVAVARRGGFALAAAELGMSPSAVSHAVRLVEERIGHPLFARTTRSVSLTEAGQALVATVEPALQDIAERMERIRGIKGRPAGLLRINVSHIAVPMAVTPVVTAMAERYPDVTVEIFANEGLVDIVGEGFDAGIRLGEMIAQDMIAIRMTPPFQVVIVASPAYVGRRGRPHSLADLAAHNCIGYRLVRSGAIYRWDLTENGKDVAVETRGTAVVTDSLAAIDLALSGMGLAYVFEPLVRADLAAGRLVQVLPQSAIEEPGLFLYFPRRAAMAPKLRAFVDTAQEIGRTLLRAPGRVA; via the coding sequence ATGGATCGCGATCTGCTCAGCCACCTTCCCGTCATTGTCGCCGTGGCCCGGCGCGGCGGCTTTGCGCTTGCCGCCGCCGAACTCGGCATGAGCCCTTCGGCGGTCAGCCATGCAGTCAGGCTGGTGGAAGAGCGCATCGGCCATCCGCTTTTTGCGCGCACGACACGCAGCGTATCGCTGACCGAGGCCGGCCAGGCGCTTGTCGCAACGGTGGAGCCCGCGCTGCAGGATATCGCGGAGCGGATGGAGCGCATCCGCGGCATCAAGGGTCGCCCGGCTGGACTGCTCAGAATCAACGTTTCGCATATCGCCGTGCCGATGGCGGTGACGCCGGTGGTGACAGCCATGGCGGAGCGCTATCCGGATGTGACGGTGGAAATCTTTGCCAATGAAGGGTTGGTCGATATCGTCGGCGAAGGCTTTGACGCCGGCATCAGGCTCGGCGAAATGATCGCGCAGGATATGATCGCGATCCGGATGACGCCGCCCTTCCAGGTGGTCATCGTCGCTTCGCCAGCCTATGTCGGCCGGCGCGGTCGCCCGCACAGCCTGGCCGATCTCGCTGCCCACAATTGCATCGGCTACCGGCTGGTCCGATCCGGCGCGATCTATCGTTGGGATTTGACGGAGAACGGCAAGGACGTGGCCGTGGAAACGCGCGGCACCGCCGTCGTTACCGATTCCCTTGCAGCGATCGACCTGGCGCTGTCTGGGATGGGACTGGCCTATGTGTTCGAGCCACTGGTGCGCGCCGACCTGGCCGCCGGCCGGCTTGTCCAGGTGCTGCCGCAGTCTGCAATCGAGGAACCAGGCCTGTTTCTCTACTTTCCGCGCCGGGCGGCGATGGCGCCGAAGCTGCGCGCCTTTGTCGACACCGCACAAGAAATCGGCCGGACGCTCTTGCGAGCGCCCGGCCGAGTTGCCTGA
- a CDS encoding aldo/keto reductase, translated as MTMSYYTLGSSGLRVTRLALGTMTFGTEWGWGADKETARALVDAYVEAGGNFFDTADAYTGGTSETWLGEFIAERGLRDRAVISTKFSMNLEQGNPNAGGNGRKNIIRAVESSLKRLGTDYIDLYILHAWDRLTSPEEVMRTLDDLVRAGKIRHVGLSDVPAWYASRAQSVAEHRGYEPVSALQLEYSLAERNIEHEFVPFGTRYGAGIMVWSPLASGLLSGKYRSDTIDKAGGRLETMRGSTNPGFQKFTDRNWAIVAELEKIADELGRGMAQIALNWAATRPGVASVIIGATKLDQLKDNLDALDFEIPRELLARLDAVSQPVTPFPYSFFGPEIQGGLTGGQAVGDKPAGYFPDLLMEGAFAGVS; from the coding sequence ATGACCATGTCCTATTACACCCTTGGAAGCAGCGGGCTGCGTGTCACCCGGCTTGCACTTGGCACCATGACCTTCGGCACCGAATGGGGCTGGGGCGCCGACAAGGAGACGGCGCGCGCGCTGGTCGATGCCTATGTCGAGGCTGGCGGCAATTTCTTCGACACGGCCGACGCCTATACCGGCGGCACCTCCGAGACCTGGCTTGGCGAGTTCATCGCCGAACGCGGCCTGCGCGACAGAGCGGTGATCAGCACCAAGTTCAGCATGAATCTGGAGCAGGGCAATCCGAATGCCGGCGGCAACGGCCGCAAGAACATCATCCGCGCCGTCGAAAGCTCGCTGAAACGGCTCGGCACCGATTATATCGACCTCTATATCCTGCATGCCTGGGACAGGCTGACATCACCGGAAGAGGTGATGCGGACGCTGGATGATCTGGTGCGCGCCGGAAAGATCCGCCATGTCGGCCTCTCCGACGTCCCCGCCTGGTACGCAAGCCGGGCTCAGTCCGTCGCCGAACACCGCGGCTATGAGCCGGTTTCGGCGCTGCAGCTCGAATATTCGCTGGCCGAGCGCAACATCGAGCATGAATTCGTGCCGTTCGGCACGCGCTATGGCGCCGGCATCATGGTCTGGAGCCCGCTGGCAAGCGGTCTGCTGAGCGGCAAATATCGTTCAGATACAATCGACAAGGCGGGCGGGCGACTGGAGACGATGCGCGGTTCGACCAATCCCGGTTTCCAGAAGTTCACCGACCGCAACTGGGCAATCGTTGCCGAACTGGAAAAGATTGCCGACGAGCTTGGCCGCGGCATGGCCCAGATCGCCTTGAACTGGGCCGCGACACGGCCCGGTGTCGCTTCGGTGATCATCGGAGCAACGAAGCTCGACCAGCTCAAGGACAATCTCGACGCGCTCGATTTCGAGATTCCCAGGGAACTTCTGGCAAGGCTCGACGCTGTCAGCCAACCGGTCACGCCGTTCCCATACTCGTTCTTCGGCCCGGAAATCCAGGGCGGCCTCACCGGCGGCCAGGCGGTCGGCGACAAGCCGGCGGGCTACTTCCCGGACCTGCTCATGGAAGGTGCATTCGCCGGCGTGAGTTGA
- a CDS encoding UMP kinase: MTVKPLYRRVLLKASGEALMGEQHFGIDVSVVDRIASDIAEARALGIEVGVVIGGGNIFRGVAVASKGGDRVTGDHMGMLATVINSLALRTSLNKIGVDAVVLSAIAMPELCESFSQRQATAYMNQGKVVIFAGGTGNPFFTTDSAAALRAAEIGADALFKGTQVDGVYSADPKKDPNATRFERISHGEVIKRGLSIMDTAAIALARENNIPIIVYSIHEKGGFGDILRGRRPLHGRRGRLIGGLNPEGEAGFRQSDSNTAPKQ, from the coding sequence ATGACGGTGAAGCCCCTCTACCGACGTGTCTTGTTGAAAGCGTCGGGCGAAGCGTTGATGGGCGAACAGCATTTCGGCATCGACGTTTCGGTGGTCGATCGCATCGCCAGCGATATTGCCGAGGCGCGCGCACTGGGCATCGAGGTTGGCGTCGTCATCGGCGGCGGCAACATCTTTCGCGGCGTGGCCGTTGCCTCCAAAGGCGGCGACCGTGTCACCGGCGACCACATGGGCATGCTTGCCACGGTCATCAATTCGCTGGCGCTGCGCACGTCATTGAACAAGATCGGTGTCGACGCGGTGGTGCTTTCGGCGATCGCCATGCCCGAACTTTGCGAGAGCTTTTCGCAGCGCCAGGCGACCGCCTACATGAACCAGGGCAAGGTGGTGATCTTTGCCGGCGGCACCGGCAATCCGTTCTTCACCACTGATTCGGCCGCCGCGCTTCGCGCGGCTGAAATCGGCGCCGATGCGCTGTTCAAGGGCACTCAGGTCGACGGCGTCTACTCGGCGGATCCGAAGAAGGACCCGAATGCGACACGTTTCGAGCGCATCAGCCATGGTGAAGTCATAAAACGCGGCCTTTCCATCATGGATACGGCAGCAATTGCACTTGCGCGCGAAAACAACATTCCGATAATCGTCTATTCGATCCACGAAAAAGGTGGTTTCGGCGATATTCTAAGGGGGCGGCGGCCGCTGCACGGTCGTCGCGGACGATTGATCGGGGGCCTGAACCCCGAAGGGGAAGCCGGTTTTCGACAATCAGATTCGAACACGGCCCCGAAGCAGTGA
- the frr gene encoding ribosome recycling factor — MSGEYDDLKRRMDGAIAAFKHDLASLRTGRASSNLLDAIQVQAYGTTMPINQVANVSVPEPRMISVSVWDKSMVGAVDRAIRESNLGFNPIVDGTNLRIPLPELNEQRRKELVKISHTYAENARVAARHVRRDGMDFLKKAEKDGDISEDDQRKRSDQVQKLTDETISTIDHLLSDKEAEIMQV; from the coding sequence ATGAGTGGTGAGTACGACGATCTCAAGCGGCGCATGGATGGGGCGATTGCCGCGTTCAAGCATGATCTGGCTTCGCTGCGGACCGGTCGCGCCTCCAGCAATCTGCTCGATGCGATCCAGGTGCAGGCCTATGGCACCACAATGCCGATCAACCAGGTCGCCAACGTCTCGGTGCCGGAGCCGCGCATGATTTCGGTATCGGTCTGGGACAAGTCGATGGTCGGCGCGGTCGACCGCGCGATCCGCGAATCCAATCTGGGTTTCAACCCGATCGTCGACGGCACCAATCTCAGGATTCCGCTGCCGGAACTCAACGAACAGCGCCGCAAGGAACTGGTCAAGATCTCGCACACCTACGCCGAGAACGCCCGGGTCGCCGCGCGCCATGTGCGCCGCGACGGCATGGACTTCCTGAAGAAGGCGGAGAAGGACGGCGACATCAGCGAGGACGATCAGCGCAAGCGCTCGGATCAGGTCCAGAAACTTACCGACGAGACGATCAGCACCATCGACCACCTGCTTTCCGATAAGGAAGCTGAAATCATGCAGGTTTAG
- a CDS encoding isoprenyl transferase: protein MATPAHVAIIMDGNGRWAKARGMPRLAGHRAGVEALRKTVRAAPGLGISYLTVYAFSSENWSRPKSEVSDLMGLLKMFIRRDLAELHQSGVRVRIIGDRAGLQSDIRGLLDEAESLTAANESLTLVIAFNYGGRDEIVRTAQKLASAVARGELDAEAITAESFAGALDTQGIPDPELVIRTSGELRLSNFLLWQAAYSELVFLPCYWPDFSREHLAEALREFASRERRFGGVGAQDVASRPAAG, encoded by the coding sequence ATGGCAACGCCCGCGCATGTCGCGATCATCATGGATGGAAACGGACGCTGGGCCAAGGCGCGCGGCATGCCTCGTCTTGCGGGCCATCGTGCCGGCGTCGAGGCGCTGCGCAAGACGGTGCGCGCAGCACCCGGGCTCGGCATCTCCTACCTGACCGTCTACGCCTTCTCCTCGGAGAACTGGTCGCGGCCGAAGTCCGAGGTCAGCGACCTGATGGGCCTCCTGAAAATGTTCATCCGCCGCGATCTCGCCGAGTTGCACCAGAGCGGCGTGCGGGTCAGAATCATCGGCGACAGGGCAGGGCTGCAGTCCGACATCAGGGGCCTGCTCGATGAGGCCGAATCGCTGACCGCCGCAAATGAATCTCTGACGCTGGTGATCGCCTTCAACTATGGCGGCCGCGACGAGATCGTTCGCACGGCGCAAAAGCTCGCGTCGGCCGTGGCGCGTGGCGAACTCGACGCCGAGGCGATCACCGCCGAGAGCTTTGCCGGCGCTCTCGACACGCAAGGCATTCCCGACCCGGAGCTGGTCATCCGCACCAGTGGCGAACTGCGGCTATCGAACTTCCTTCTGTGGCAGGCCGCCTATAGCGAGCTCGTCTTCCTGCCTTGCTACTGGCCCGACTTCAGCCGCGAGCACCTTGCCGAGGCCTTGCGCGAATTTGCCAGCCGCGAACGCCGTTTCGGCGGAGTTGGGGCCCAGGACGTTGCTTCGCGACCGGCCGCAGGATGA
- a CDS encoding phosphatidate cytidylyltransferase, whose translation MSNLQLRVISAVVLAIITLGLTWLGGLPFRLLCAVMVAVIFYEWTRMSRPTGAVSLGFLPEALLVVFIGALIAGLAASWLLPLVVVMVAATGIAASVRKTGQWDASGLAYTAVSGLSLALLRDGDRSGLIAILFLFAVVWATDIFAYFVGRAVGGPKLAPAISPGKTRSGALGGAVGGVVAGLILAAAAGVGNLALLGLVALVLSIVSQAGDLFESWVKRRHGRKDSGALIPGHGGVMDRVDGLVAAAFALYVIGWISATADHPAQGLFPV comes from the coding sequence ATGAGCAATCTCCAGCTTCGTGTCATTTCAGCTGTCGTGCTTGCGATCATCACCCTTGGCTTGACCTGGCTTGGTGGCCTGCCGTTCCGGCTGCTGTGCGCGGTGATGGTGGCGGTGATCTTCTACGAATGGACCCGCATGTCGCGCCCGACGGGGGCGGTGAGCCTGGGTTTCCTGCCGGAAGCGCTGCTGGTTGTCTTCATTGGCGCCTTGATTGCCGGCCTTGCCGCCTCCTGGCTGCTGCCGCTTGTCGTGGTCATGGTTGCCGCAACGGGGATTGCCGCCTCGGTCCGCAAGACCGGACAATGGGATGCAAGCGGCCTTGCCTATACCGCGGTCTCGGGCCTGTCGCTCGCCTTGCTGCGCGATGGCGACCGTTCAGGCCTGATTGCCATCCTGTTCCTGTTCGCGGTCGTCTGGGCCACCGATATCTTTGCCTATTTCGTCGGCCGTGCGGTTGGGGGCCCGAAGCTGGCGCCGGCCATCTCGCCCGGCAAGACGCGCAGCGGCGCGCTCGGCGGTGCTGTCGGCGGCGTCGTTGCGGGGCTGATCCTCGCCGCCGCTGCCGGTGTCGGCAATCTGGCATTGCTCGGCCTTGTGGCGCTCGTGCTTTCGATTGTCTCCCAAGCCGGCGACCTGTTTGAATCCTGGGTCAAGCGCCGTCACGGCCGCAAGGATTCGGGTGCGCTCATCCCGGGCCATGGCGGCGTCATGGATCGTGTCGACGGGCTTGTCGCGGCGGCTTTCGCCCTATACGTCATCGGTTGGATTTCGGCGACCGCCGATCATCCGGCGCAGGGTCTGTTTCCCGTTTGA
- the rseP gene encoding RIP metalloprotease RseP, whose translation MNEILHALFSTEGFVLGTLVPFLFVLTVVVFVHEMGHYLVGRWCGIGVKAFSIGFGPELFGFNDSHGTRWKLCAIPLGGYVKFVGDMSATSSQPTSAEMETLTEAERKVAFHTQPIWKRAATVVAGPLFNFLLTIVVFAVLFTTYGRYVAEPMVAEVTADSPAAKAGILPGDRFVSVDGNKVETFGDVQRLVSGRADDTITFVMLRDGKEVTVTAAPRLMEQEDALGNKVKVAVIGVVNNKELGQPRLITYTPVGAVAAAVEETGHVIQRTGQFLQRFVVGREDKCQLGGPVKIADMAGKAAKLGFEWLVQLVALLSVGIGFLNLLPIPPLDGGHLLFYGVEAVIRRPVSERMMEMAYRAGLLLVLCFMGFVFWNDLFGC comes from the coding sequence TTGAACGAGATTCTTCACGCGCTTTTCAGCACAGAAGGCTTTGTCCTCGGCACGCTCGTGCCGTTCCTGTTTGTGCTGACCGTGGTCGTGTTCGTCCATGAAATGGGCCATTACCTTGTCGGGCGCTGGTGCGGCATCGGCGTCAAGGCCTTCTCGATCGGCTTCGGCCCGGAGCTCTTCGGCTTCAACGACAGCCACGGCACGCGTTGGAAACTGTGCGCGATACCGCTTGGCGGCTATGTCAAATTCGTCGGCGACATGAGCGCCACATCGAGCCAGCCCACGTCGGCAGAGATGGAAACGCTGACCGAGGCGGAGCGCAAGGTCGCCTTTCACACGCAGCCGATCTGGAAGCGCGCGGCGACGGTAGTGGCCGGGCCGCTGTTCAATTTCCTGCTCACGATCGTCGTCTTTGCCGTGCTGTTCACCACCTATGGCCGTTATGTCGCGGAGCCGATGGTGGCCGAGGTGACCGCCGACAGCCCGGCGGCGAAGGCCGGCATCCTGCCCGGTGACCGATTCGTCAGCGTCGACGGCAACAAGGTCGAAACCTTTGGTGACGTCCAGCGCCTGGTCTCGGGTCGCGCCGACGACACCATCACCTTCGTCATGCTGCGCGACGGCAAGGAGGTCACGGTGACCGCGGCGCCGCGGCTGATGGAACAGGAAGACGCGCTCGGCAACAAGGTCAAGGTCGCCGTGATCGGTGTCGTCAACAACAAGGAACTCGGCCAGCCGCGACTCATAACCTACACGCCGGTCGGCGCGGTTGCAGCGGCAGTCGAGGAAACTGGACACGTCATCCAGCGCACCGGCCAGTTCCTGCAGCGCTTTGTCGTCGGACGTGAAGACAAATGTCAGCTGGGCGGCCCGGTGAAGATCGCCGACATGGCCGGCAAGGCGGCGAAACTGGGGTTCGAATGGCTCGTGCAACTGGTCGCACTGCTGTCCGTTGGCATCGGTTTTCTGAACCTTTTGCCGATTCCCCCCCTCGACGGCGGACATCTCTTGTTCTACGGGGTGGAGGCCGTCATTCGCCGTCCGGTGTCGGAACGGATGATGGAAATGGCCTATCGGGCCGGGTTGCTTCTGGTGCTGTGCTTCATGGGGTTCGTTTTCTGGAACGATCTGTTTGGGTGCTGA
- the bamA gene encoding outer membrane protein assembly factor BamA, with protein MKAASKFLSAASAVTLSAALVVPGALAVQFVATSAAEAAVVSRVEVSGNQRIDADTIRNYITIKPGKAFSSSDIDSAVKALFGTGLFSDVQINQVGSTLVVKVAEYQVVNQVLFQNNKKLKDNALAAAVQLKPRGTFSQATLDADVESVKAAYKRIGRDDVTVTTQVMQLGDNRVNVVFNITEGDRTQIAAINFVGNSAYSSRRLSDIINTKRSSWVSFILRDDVYDDDKLRADQELLRRFYYNHGYADFQVVSAVGELDSATNKYTVTITVQEGDRYTFGDVSVESTIPEVDGKSLESVIETRKGDVYNAKDVEDSIIALTEKVAGSGYAFAQVTPRGDRNFENHTISVVYTVDQGTKAYIERIEIRGNDRTRDYVIRREFDVSEGDAFNQVLIQRAKKRLEDLNYFDKVDISTVPGSQPDQVVLVVDVVEKSTGEFSVGAGYSTGGDTSGPSVEGSITERNFLGRGQFIKVSAGGGKNSRDYSLSFTEPYFLGRRIAAGFDIYKQTRTYDNYDSDTLGATVRFGLPITNSITTQLAYNISQEKYKLDDDCVTSGIYDPAKCDVSAAILDGIEQSPWIKSSVSLGLVYNTIDDMKNPHEGIYANTTVEVAGLGGDAKFVKVTGRGSIYQTLSEQYDLVGLLSAGAGHVEGYGSDGDLRVFDHFQSTDRMIRGFAYGGIGPVASGTSGDHLGGTTYFNASAEAQFPLPVVPESFGLRGAVFADAATLYGSKVATGVNPDSTSMKLRASVGLGLMWASPFGPIRIDYAIPVKKEASDDVQEFNFGISTRF; from the coding sequence ATGAAGGCAGCATCCAAGTTTCTGAGCGCCGCGTCCGCGGTGACCCTGTCCGCGGCTCTGGTCGTGCCAGGCGCGCTCGCAGTGCAGTTCGTTGCCACATCGGCGGCCGAAGCCGCTGTCGTCAGCAGAGTCGAAGTGAGCGGCAACCAGCGTATCGACGCTGACACCATCCGCAATTACATCACCATCAAGCCGGGCAAGGCGTTCTCCAGCTCCGATATCGACAGTGCGGTCAAGGCGCTGTTCGGCACCGGCCTGTTCTCGGATGTGCAGATCAACCAGGTCGGCTCGACGCTGGTGGTCAAGGTTGCCGAGTATCAGGTCGTCAACCAGGTGCTGTTCCAGAACAACAAGAAGCTCAAGGACAATGCGCTGGCGGCCGCGGTGCAGCTGAAGCCGCGCGGGACGTTCTCGCAGGCGACGCTCGATGCCGACGTCGAATCGGTCAAGGCTGCCTACAAGCGGATTGGCCGTGACGATGTGACGGTCACCACGCAGGTCATGCAGCTTGGCGACAACCGCGTGAACGTGGTCTTCAACATTACAGAAGGCGACCGCACACAGATCGCGGCGATCAATTTCGTCGGCAACAGCGCCTATTCGAGCCGCCGCCTGTCGGATATCATCAATACCAAGCGTTCGTCCTGGGTTTCGTTCATCCTGCGCGACGACGTCTATGACGACGACAAGCTGCGCGCGGACCAGGAACTGCTGCGCCGCTTCTACTACAATCACGGCTATGCCGATTTCCAGGTCGTATCCGCTGTCGGCGAACTCGACAGCGCGACGAACAAGTACACGGTGACCATCACCGTCCAGGAAGGCGACCGCTACACATTCGGTGACGTCAGCGTCGAAAGCACGATCCCGGAAGTCGACGGCAAGTCGCTGGAATCGGTGATCGAGACCCGCAAGGGCGACGTCTACAACGCCAAGGACGTCGAGGATTCCATCATCGCGCTGACCGAGAAGGTGGCCGGTTCCGGCTACGCCTTCGCGCAGGTGACGCCGCGCGGTGACCGCAATTTCGAGAACCACACCATTTCGGTGGTCTACACGGTCGACCAGGGCACCAAGGCCTATATCGAGCGCATCGAGATCCGTGGCAACGACCGCACGCGTGACTATGTCATTCGCCGCGAGTTCGACGTCAGCGAAGGCGACGCCTTCAACCAGGTGCTCATCCAGCGCGCGAAGAAGCGCCTGGAAGACCTCAATTACTTTGACAAAGTCGATATCTCGACCGTGCCGGGCTCGCAGCCCGACCAGGTCGTGCTGGTGGTCGACGTGGTCGAGAAGTCGACCGGTGAATTCTCCGTCGGCGCGGGCTATTCGACCGGTGGCGACACATCTGGTCCGTCCGTCGAAGGCTCGATCACCGAGCGCAACTTCCTCGGTCGTGGCCAGTTCATCAAGGTGTCTGCGGGCGGCGGCAAGAATTCGCGCGACTACAGCCTGTCCTTCACCGAGCCCTATTTCCTCGGACGGCGCATCGCCGCCGGTTTCGATATCTATAAGCAGACGAGAACTTACGATAACTACGACAGTGATACTTTGGGTGCGACGGTGCGCTTCGGCCTGCCGATCACCAACAGCATTACGACACAGCTGGCTTACAACATCTCGCAAGAGAAATATAAGCTGGATGACGATTGCGTGACCAGTGGCATCTATGATCCGGCGAAGTGCGATGTTTCCGCAGCTATCTTGGACGGCATTGAGCAAAGCCCGTGGATCAAGTCGTCGGTCAGCTTGGGGCTGGTCTACAACACCATCGACGACATGAAGAACCCGCATGAGGGTATTTACGCCAACACGACCGTGGAAGTGGCAGGCCTCGGCGGCGACGCCAAGTTCGTCAAGGTTACGGGACGTGGCAGCATCTATCAGACGCTGTCGGAGCAGTACGATCTGGTCGGACTGCTTTCGGCCGGCGCGGGTCATGTCGAGGGCTATGGCAGCGACGGCGATCTGCGCGTGTTCGATCACTTCCAGAGCACCGATCGTATGATCCGCGGCTTTGCTTATGGTGGTATCGGCCCGGTTGCTTCTGGCACCAGCGGCGACCATCTGGGTGGCACCACCTATTTCAACGCCTCCGCGGAAGCGCAGTTCCCGCTGCCGGTCGTTCCGGAGAGCTTCGGCCTGCGTGGCGCGGTGTTTGCAGATGCGGCAACGCTTTACGGTAGCAAGGTTGCCACCGGGGTCAATCCGGACTCGACCAGCATGAAGCTGCGTGCCTCGGTCGGCCTCGGGCTGATGTGGGCCTCGCCGTTCGGTCCGATCCGTATCGACTATGCGATCCCGGTCAAAAAGGAAGCGTCCGACGACGTGCAGGAATTCAACTTCGGCATATCGACCCGCTTCTGA
- the lpxD gene encoding UDP-3-O-(3-hydroxymyristoyl)glucosamine N-acyltransferase, with protein MTDPVFFAPSRRYTAGEVANLTGSVLVDSGHSDISIEALAPASEGGENALVFVDGRRNSALMPSLRAAAVLCPAEFAGKAPAGVAVLVHPRPQQAFAFVGRLLFPRAATPGPMTSETGVSPHAHVDATAHVEAGAVIEAGAVIGPGASIGSGTVIAPNAVIGQSCQIGRDGYVGPGSSIQYALIGNRVIIHGGARIGQDGFGFVGGAKGPERVPQIGRVVIQDDVEIGSNTTVDRGAMSDTIIGQGTKIDNLVQIAHNVRIGRNCIIAGLSGISGSVVVGDNVTMGGGVGLADHLTIGAGAKLAARSGFMSNVPAGEIWGGYPAQPMAEAMREIAMLRKLARTRKQGEGGNG; from the coding sequence ATGACCGATCCGGTGTTCTTCGCGCCATCACGCCGGTATACGGCGGGCGAAGTCGCGAATCTGACCGGCTCGGTGCTTGTCGATTCCGGCCACTCCGACATTTCGATAGAAGCGCTCGCGCCGGCCAGCGAGGGCGGCGAGAACGCGCTTGTCTTTGTCGACGGCAGACGCAATTCCGCGCTGATGCCGTCGCTGCGGGCGGCCGCGGTCCTGTGCCCGGCGGAATTTGCCGGCAAGGCGCCGGCCGGCGTTGCCGTTCTGGTTCATCCGCGTCCACAACAGGCCTTCGCATTTGTCGGACGCCTGCTGTTTCCCAGGGCGGCGACGCCAGGGCCGATGACCAGTGAAACCGGCGTCTCGCCGCATGCTCATGTCGATGCGACGGCGCATGTCGAAGCCGGTGCCGTCATCGAGGCCGGCGCGGTCATCGGGCCGGGTGCTTCGATCGGCAGCGGTACCGTCATCGCGCCCAATGCGGTCATCGGACAATCCTGCCAGATCGGCCGCGACGGCTATGTCGGCCCGGGCTCCAGCATCCAGTATGCCTTGATCGGCAACCGCGTCATCATCCATGGCGGCGCCAGGATCGGCCAGGATGGTTTTGGCTTCGTCGGCGGCGCCAAGGGGCCCGAACGCGTGCCGCAGATCGGCCGTGTCGTCATTCAGGACGACGTCGAGATCGGCTCCAACACCACCGTCGATCGCGGCGCCATGTCCGATACGATCATCGGCCAGGGCACCAAGATCGACAATCTCGTGCAGATCGCCCATAACGTCCGCATCGGCCGCAATTGCATAATAGCCGGGCTTTCGGGTATTTCGGGTTCCGTGGTCGTGGGTGACAATGTCACCATGGGCGGCGGCGTCGGGCTTGCGGATCACCTGACCATCGGGGCAGGGGCCAAGCTTGCCGCCAGAAGTGGATTTATGAGCAATGTCCCTGCAGGCGAGATCTGGGGCGGTTATCCGGCACAGCCGATGGCGGAAGCCATGCGGGAGATAGCCATGCTGCGCAAGCTCGCCAGGACCCGCAAACAGGGCGAGGGAGGCAATGGCTGA
- the fabZ gene encoding 3-hydroxyacyl-ACP dehydratase FabZ → MADMIASTTLEAVDIMGLMKLLPHRYPFLMIDRIIDIDGDESAIGIKNVTINEPHFQGHFPEQPVMPGVLIVEAMAQTAGAICIRSLGTEKPSLVYFLTIDNAKFRKPVVPGDQLKIHVKKIKKRGNLLKFACEAMVDGAKAAEAEISAMMVTSD, encoded by the coding sequence ATGGCTGACATGATCGCGTCGACGACGCTGGAAGCGGTCGACATTATGGGGCTGATGAAGCTTCTGCCGCACCGCTATCCGTTCCTGATGATCGATCGCATCATCGACATCGATGGCGATGAGTCCGCCATCGGCATCAAGAACGTGACCATAAACGAGCCGCATTTTCAGGGCCACTTCCCCGAACAGCCGGTCATGCCGGGTGTGCTCATCGTCGAGGCGATGGCGCAGACCGCCGGCGCCATCTGCATCCGCAGCCTGGGCACCGAAAAACCGTCGCTGGTCTATTTCCTGACCATCGACAACGCCAAATTCCGCAAACCGGTCGTTCCCGGCGACCAGTTGAAGATCCATGTCAAGAAAATCAAGAAACGCGGCAACCTGCTCAAATTCGCTTGTGAAGCCATGGTCGACGGCGCCAAGGCGGCCGAGGCCGAGATTTCAGCCATGATGGTCACCAGCGACTGA